One genomic window of Actinomycetota bacterium includes the following:
- the rdgB gene encoding RdgB/HAM1 family non-canonical purine NTP pyrophosphatase yields the protein MYTNKQIEIVIASKNRGKIKEIKSILSNKNIRWLTYLDFKDWPKIEESCNSYEENALKKAKVVTDFTKKPTLAEDSGLEIDYLKGEPGVKSARHAGENSTDLENIKKVLNQMKECPFTERTARFRCVTVLYLPNDKFFMSQGKCEGKIDFSPYGESGFGYDPIFVPEGHSHTMAQIGMEEKNKISHRAKALKKLFRIMNI from the coding sequence ATGTATACAAATAAACAAATTGAGATAGTTATTGCATCAAAAAATAGAGGTAAGATTAAAGAAATAAAATCGATTTTATCTAATAAGAATATTAGATGGCTAACCTATTTGGATTTTAAAGACTGGCCAAAAATAGAAGAATCATGTAATAGTTACGAAGAAAATGCTTTAAAGAAAGCTAAAGTAGTAACAGATTTTACTAAAAAACCGACATTAGCTGAAGATTCAGGACTTGAGATAGATTATTTGAAGGGAGAACCTGGAGTAAAATCAGCAAGACATGCTGGAGAAAACTCTACTGATTTAGAAAATATTAAGAAAGTTTTGAATCAGATGAAGGAATGTCCTTTTACAGAAAGAACAGCAAGATTTCGTTGTGTGACTGTTTTATATCTACCGAATGACAAATTTTTTATGTCGCAAGGAAAATGTGAGGGAAAAATAGATTTCTCACCATATGGTGAAAGTGGTTTTGGTTATGATCCCATTTTTGTTCCTGAAGGACATTCACATACAATGGCTCAAATAGGAATGGAAGAAAAAAATAAGATAAGTCATAGAGCAAAAGCATTAAAAAAATTATTTAGAATTATGAATATTTAA
- the smpB gene encoding SsrA-binding protein SmpB, which produces MENKIIIATNRKAYRNYIIEEKYEAGMVLEGSEVKSVRNRNVNFKDSYATVKNGEVILHSLHISPYNKIGYERIVPDKDRKLLLNRREINRIMGRTTQRGYTIIPLKIYLKGKYVKVELGLAKGKKKYDKRRDIMKREHEREKERALKDYKKVV; this is translated from the coding sequence ATGGAAAATAAAATTATAATTGCAACTAATAGAAAAGCCTATAGAAATTACATAATTGAGGAGAAATATGAAGCTGGAATGGTATTAGAAGGTTCTGAGGTAAAATCTGTTCGCAATAGAAATGTGAATTTTAAAGATAGTTATGCTACTGTAAAAAATGGTGAAGTTATATTACACAGTCTTCATATCAGTCCCTATAATAAAATTGGATATGAAAGGATAGTACCTGATAAAGACAGGAAACTTCTTCTAAATAGGAGAGAAATAAATAGAATAATGGGTAGAACAACACAAAGAGGTTATACAATAATTCCATTAAAAATATATCTTAAGGGTAAATATGTAAAAGTTGAATTAGGTTTAGCAAAAGGTAAAAAGAAGTATGATAAGAGAAGAGATATAATGAAAAGGGAGCATGAGAGGGAGAAAGAAAGAGCTTTAAAAGATTATAAAAAAGTTGTATAA
- the rph gene encoding ribonuclease PH — protein MKRIDGRKANELREIKIKRDYIEYAEGSVLIEVGKTKLICAASVEDKVPQFLRGSGSGWITAEYSMLPRSTPVRTFRDSTIGRVKGRTHEIQRLIGRSLRAVVDLDKIGDRTIWIDCDVIQADGGTRTAAITGACIALYDCLNKVVSQGKIIYLPIMDFVGATSVGLVNGEILLDLCFEEDNKAQADMNVVITSKGEIVEIQVTAEDKPLSKDIFQKMLKVAEEGIKKIIDIQSDLIGKDIDKLKK, from the coding sequence ATGAAAAGAATAGATGGAAGAAAAGCTAATGAACTAAGAGAAATTAAAATAAAAAGAGATTATATAGAATATGCAGAGGGTTCAGTACTAATAGAGGTTGGAAAAACTAAATTAATATGTGCAGCGAGTGTTGAAGATAAAGTACCACAATTTCTAAGGGGGAGTGGAAGTGGTTGGATAACTGCAGAATATTCAATGTTACCTCGTTCTACACCCGTAAGGACTTTTAGAGATTCTACTATTGGGAGGGTTAAAGGTAGAACACATGAAATTCAAAGATTAATTGGTCGGTCATTGAGAGCTGTTGTTGATTTAGATAAAATTGGAGATAGAACAATCTGGATAGATTGTGATGTAATTCAAGCTGATGGTGGGACAAGAACTGCAGCAATAACTGGTGCTTGTATAGCGTTATATGATTGTTTAAATAAAGTGGTTTCTCAAGGAAAGATTATTTATTTACCAATAATGGACTTTGTGGGTGCAACAAGTGTAGGATTAGTTAATGGAGAAATTCTCCTGGATCTCTGTTTTGAGGAGGATAATAAGGCACAAGCAGACATGAATGTTGTTATAACTTCAAAGGGTGAAATAGTTGAGATTCAAGTAACTGCAGAGGATAAACCTTTATCAAAAGACATATTTCAAAAAATGTTAAAAGTTGCAGAAGAAGGAATAAAAAAGATAATCGATATTCAAAGTGATTTAATAGGTAAGGATATAGATAAATTAAAAAAGTGA